A portion of the Streptomyces sp. NBC_01335 genome contains these proteins:
- a CDS encoding proline--tRNA ligase, with translation MAQVQRMSRLMIKTLRDDPADAETLNHKLLVRAGYVRRTAAGIWSWLPLGKKVLENITRVVREEMDAIGGQEVLLPALLPKEAYEASGRYDEYGDLLFRLKDRKGADYLLGPTHEEIFTQVVKDMCSSYKDLPVILYQIQTKYRDEARPRAGVLRGREFQMKDSYSFDTTDEGLAEAYQLHRAAYIRIFERLGLDHRIVSAVSGAMGGSASEEFLAPAPAGEDTFVDCPNCDYAANTEAVTFRATAVDGSAHGPVEELDTPDTPTIETLAAHLGVPASATLKNLLVKIDGEIVAVGVPGDREVDLGKLGEHLAPAVVELVTAEDFVGRPDLVRGYVGPQGLEKVRYIADPRVAAGTSWITGANKDGKHAKNVVAGRDFEVDDYLDVVVVEAGDPCPKCGTGLQVDRAIEIGHIFQLGRKYADIFSLDVLGQQGKPVRVTMGSYGIGVSRAVAALAEQTADDKGLCWPREIAPADVHVVAAGKALQTELALEVSEKLKAAGARVLVDDRAGVSPGVKFTDAELIGVPTILVAGRRSAEGVVELKDRRTGEREELTVDEAIARIAADLV, from the coding sequence ATGGCCCAGGTCCAGCGCATGTCCCGATTGATGATCAAGACACTGCGCGACGACCCGGCGGACGCCGAGACGCTCAACCACAAGCTGCTCGTCCGGGCCGGTTACGTCCGCCGCACCGCCGCCGGTATCTGGTCCTGGCTGCCCCTGGGCAAGAAGGTCCTGGAGAACATCACCCGCGTCGTCCGCGAGGAGATGGACGCCATCGGCGGCCAGGAGGTGCTGCTCCCCGCGCTGCTGCCCAAGGAGGCGTACGAGGCGAGCGGCCGGTACGACGAGTACGGCGACCTGCTCTTCCGCCTCAAGGACCGCAAGGGCGCCGACTACCTCCTCGGCCCCACCCACGAGGAGATCTTCACCCAGGTCGTCAAGGACATGTGCTCGTCCTACAAGGACCTGCCCGTGATCCTCTACCAGATCCAGACCAAGTACCGCGACGAGGCCCGCCCCCGCGCCGGTGTGCTGCGCGGCCGCGAGTTCCAGATGAAGGACTCGTACTCCTTCGACACCACCGACGAGGGCCTGGCCGAGGCGTACCAGCTGCACCGCGCCGCGTACATCCGGATCTTCGAGCGCCTCGGCCTCGACCACCGCATCGTCTCCGCCGTCTCCGGCGCCATGGGCGGCTCCGCCTCCGAGGAGTTCCTCGCCCCGGCGCCCGCCGGCGAGGACACCTTCGTCGACTGCCCGAACTGCGACTACGCCGCCAACACCGAGGCAGTGACCTTCAGGGCCACCGCCGTCGACGGTTCGGCGCACGGCCCGGTCGAGGAGCTGGACACCCCCGACACCCCGACCATCGAGACCCTCGCCGCCCACCTCGGCGTCCCGGCTTCCGCCACCCTGAAGAACCTCCTGGTCAAGATCGACGGCGAGATCGTCGCCGTGGGCGTCCCCGGCGACCGTGAGGTCGACCTCGGCAAGCTCGGCGAGCACCTCGCCCCCGCCGTGGTCGAGCTCGTCACCGCCGAGGACTTCGTGGGCCGCCCCGACCTGGTGCGCGGCTACGTCGGCCCGCAGGGCCTGGAGAAGGTCCGCTACATCGCCGACCCCCGCGTCGCCGCCGGCACCTCCTGGATCACCGGCGCCAACAAGGACGGCAAGCACGCGAAGAACGTCGTCGCGGGCCGCGACTTCGAGGTGGACGACTACCTCGACGTCGTCGTCGTCGAGGCGGGCGACCCCTGCCCGAAGTGCGGCACTGGCCTCCAGGTGGACCGCGCCATCGAGATCGGCCACATCTTCCAGCTCGGCCGCAAGTACGCGGACATCTTCTCCCTCGACGTCCTCGGCCAGCAGGGCAAGCCGGTCCGCGTCACGATGGGCTCCTACGGCATCGGCGTCTCCCGCGCGGTGGCCGCCCTCGCCGAGCAGACCGCCGACGACAAGGGCCTGTGCTGGCCCCGCGAGATCGCCCCGGCCGACGTGCACGTCGTCGCCGCCGGCAAGGCGCTCCAGACCGAGCTGGCCCTGGAGGTCTCCGAGAAGCTGAAGGCGGCGGGCGCCCGGGTGCTGGTCGACGACCGCGCCGGTGTCTCCCCGGGCGTGAAGTTCACCGACGCCGAGCTGATCGGCGTGCCGACCATCCTCGTCGCCGGCCGCCGCTCCGCCGAAGGCGTCGTCGAGCTCAAGGACCGCCGCACCGGCGAGCGCGAGGAGCTCACCGTCGACGAGGCGATCGCCCGCATCGCCGCCGACCTGGTCTGA
- a CDS encoding DUF1684 domain-containing protein encodes MTETAPPADDHAAPPVTVAAPAGADTHAAWEAWREERRASVTAPTGNLALVETRPVAPGEVPDPVAAGAGLPDTVTVTVVERTEPVSGAPEHFLRFWDAEAPAIHSFERIDTFPYDPAWVLDAAYTPVQGARKVAFEHIRDNGGTRDLVVPGDITLTVDGTPYTLSAFDDDGTLLLVFGDPTNGDSTYGAGRFLFVPHEAGNDRVTLDFNRAFVPPCGFSDQYNCPMPPRQNRFHLPVEAGEKLPVTKEPGTPAH; translated from the coding sequence ATGACCGAGACCGCGCCCCCCGCCGACGACCACGCCGCCCCGCCCGTCACCGTCGCCGCCCCGGCGGGAGCGGACACCCACGCGGCCTGGGAGGCGTGGCGCGAGGAGCGCCGTGCCTCCGTCACCGCCCCCACCGGCAACCTCGCCCTGGTGGAGACCCGCCCGGTGGCCCCCGGAGAGGTACCCGACCCGGTCGCGGCCGGCGCGGGCCTGCCCGACACCGTCACGGTGACGGTCGTCGAGCGGACCGAACCGGTCAGCGGGGCCCCCGAACACTTCCTGCGCTTCTGGGACGCCGAGGCTCCCGCGATCCACTCCTTCGAGCGGATCGACACCTTCCCGTACGACCCGGCCTGGGTGCTCGACGCCGCGTACACACCCGTCCAGGGCGCCCGCAAGGTCGCGTTCGAGCACATCCGCGACAACGGAGGCACCCGCGACCTGGTCGTCCCCGGCGACATCACCCTCACCGTGGACGGCACCCCGTACACGCTGAGCGCCTTCGACGACGACGGCACCCTGCTGCTGGTCTTCGGCGACCCCACCAACGGCGACTCCACCTACGGCGCCGGACGCTTCCTCTTCGTCCCGCACGAGGCCGGAAACGACCGGGTCACCCTCGACTTCAACCGCGCCTTCGTGCCGCCCTGCGGCTTCTCCGACCAGTACAACTGCCCGATGCCGCCCCGGCAGAACCGTTTCCACCTGCCCGTGGAGGCCGGCGAGAAGCTCCCCGTCACCAAGGAGCCCGGCACCCCGGCGCACTGA
- a CDS encoding GNAT family N-acetyltransferase, which produces MTHTTTRVLEPSDLGAALAILESDPVANAFVTSRVQIAGLDPWRLGGEMWGWYADGMLRSLCYSGANLVPICAGPEAVRAFADRARRAGRRCSSIVGPVESTALLWRLLEPGWGPAREVRANQPLMVTDRPSTTVDPDPYVRRIRKDEMDVILPACVAMFTEEVGVSPLAGDGGLLYQARVAELIGAGRSFARIDDGKVVFKAEIGAATDRACQIQGVWVAPEFRGRRLSETGMSAVLNHALADVAPLVSLYVNDFNTAARRAYSRVGFRETGAFMSVLF; this is translated from the coding sequence TTGACGCACACCACCACCCGGGTCCTCGAACCCAGTGACCTCGGCGCCGCTCTGGCCATTCTGGAGAGCGATCCCGTGGCCAACGCTTTCGTGACCTCCCGTGTCCAGATCGCCGGGCTCGACCCGTGGCGGCTGGGCGGCGAGATGTGGGGCTGGTACGCCGACGGGATGCTCCGCTCGCTCTGCTACTCCGGTGCCAACCTCGTCCCCATCTGCGCGGGACCCGAAGCCGTGCGCGCCTTCGCGGACCGCGCCCGCAGGGCCGGGCGCCGCTGCTCCTCCATCGTCGGGCCCGTCGAATCCACCGCCCTGCTGTGGCGTCTGCTCGAACCCGGCTGGGGACCCGCCCGCGAGGTCCGCGCCAACCAGCCGCTGATGGTCACCGATCGGCCCTCCACCACCGTCGACCCCGACCCGTACGTCCGCCGGATCCGCAAGGACGAGATGGACGTGATCCTGCCCGCCTGCGTGGCGATGTTCACCGAGGAGGTCGGAGTCTCCCCGCTCGCGGGCGACGGCGGACTGCTCTACCAGGCGCGGGTCGCCGAACTCATCGGCGCGGGCCGCTCGTTCGCCCGCATCGACGACGGCAAGGTCGTCTTCAAGGCCGAGATCGGGGCAGCGACCGACCGGGCCTGCCAGATCCAGGGGGTCTGGGTCGCCCCGGAGTTCCGCGGCCGCCGCCTCTCCGAGACGGGGATGTCCGCCGTGCTCAACCACGCGCTCGCCGACGTGGCCCCGCTGGTCAGCCTGTACGTGAACGACTTCAACACCGCGGCCCGCAGGGCGTACAGCCGGGTCGGCTTCCGGGAGACCGGCGCCTTCATGAGCGTCCTGTTCTGA
- a CDS encoding DUF4439 domain-containing protein, producing MTAQALTAAQAALAAEHAAVYGYGVVGARTSGSSRSEATSAYHAHRARRDALARAVRDLGGVPVVADAAYALPFAVHDGAAALRLAAVLEDGVAGACADLVRATEGTDRRDAALALREAAVRAARWRGSGVAFPGLAERAGRAGTASPSPLEAAGAAGTH from the coding sequence ATGACGGCCCAGGCACTGACGGCGGCGCAGGCCGCCCTGGCCGCCGAGCACGCGGCCGTGTACGGCTACGGCGTGGTCGGCGCCAGGACCTCCGGCAGCAGCCGCTCCGAGGCGACGAGCGCCTACCACGCGCACCGGGCCCGCCGCGACGCGCTGGCCCGGGCGGTGCGGGACCTGGGCGGTGTCCCGGTGGTGGCGGACGCCGCGTACGCTCTGCCGTTCGCGGTCCACGACGGTGCGGCGGCGCTCCGGCTGGCGGCCGTCCTGGAGGACGGCGTCGCGGGTGCCTGCGCCGACCTCGTACGGGCCACGGAGGGCACGGACCGGCGGGACGCGGCGCTCGCGCTGCGGGAGGCCGCCGTGCGCGCGGCCCGCTGGCGGGGCTCCGGCGTAGCCTTTCCGGGGCTCGCGGAGCGGGCCGGCCGGGCGGGGACCGCGTCCCCCTCTCCCCTGGAGGCCGCCGGCGCCGCCGGGACGCATTGA
- the ispG gene encoding flavodoxin-dependent (E)-4-hydroxy-3-methylbut-2-enyl-diphosphate synthase, with amino-acid sequence MTAISLGMPSVPTKLADRRVSRQIQVGSVAVGGDAPVSVQSMTTTRTSDIGATLQQIAELTASGCQIVRVACPTQDDADALATIARKSQIPVIADIHFQPKYVFAAIDAGCAAVRVNPGNIKQFDDKVKEIARAASAAGTPIRIGVNAGSLDARLLKKYGKATPEALVESALWEASLFEEHGFRDIKISVKHNDPVVMVNAYRQLAAACDYPLHLGVTEAGPAFQGTIKSAVAFGALLSEGIGDTIRVSLSAPPAEEVKVGLQILESLNLKQRRLEIVSCPSCGRAQVDVYKLADQVSAGLEGMEVPLRVAVMGCVVNGPGEAREADLGVASGNGKGQIFVKGEIIKTVPESKIVETLIEEALKIAEQMEKDGIASGEPQVAVS; translated from the coding sequence ATGACTGCGATTTCTCTCGGAATGCCGTCCGTTCCGACCAAGCTCGCCGACCGACGCGTCAGCCGCCAGATCCAGGTCGGATCGGTGGCCGTCGGCGGGGACGCTCCCGTCTCGGTGCAGTCGATGACGACGACGCGCACCTCGGACATCGGCGCGACGCTCCAGCAGATCGCCGAGCTGACCGCGTCCGGCTGCCAGATCGTGCGTGTGGCGTGCCCGACGCAGGACGACGCCGACGCCCTGGCCACCATCGCCAGGAAGTCGCAGATCCCGGTCATCGCCGACATCCACTTCCAGCCCAAGTACGTCTTCGCCGCCATCGACGCCGGCTGCGCCGCGGTCCGGGTGAACCCGGGCAACATCAAGCAGTTCGACGACAAGGTCAAGGAGATCGCGCGGGCCGCGAGCGCGGCCGGCACCCCGATCCGGATCGGCGTGAACGCCGGTTCCCTCGACGCCCGGCTGCTGAAGAAGTACGGCAAGGCCACCCCCGAGGCCCTGGTGGAGTCCGCCCTCTGGGAGGCGTCCCTCTTCGAGGAGCACGGCTTCCGCGACATCAAGATCTCGGTCAAGCACAACGACCCGGTCGTCATGGTCAACGCCTACCGTCAGCTGGCCGCCGCGTGCGACTACCCGCTGCACCTCGGCGTCACCGAGGCCGGTCCGGCGTTCCAGGGCACCATCAAGTCGGCCGTGGCCTTCGGCGCGCTGCTCTCCGAGGGCATCGGCGACACCATCCGCGTCTCGCTCTCGGCCCCGCCGGCCGAGGAGGTCAAGGTCGGCCTCCAGATCCTGGAGTCCCTCAACCTCAAGCAGCGCCGCCTGGAGATCGTCTCCTGCCCGTCCTGCGGCCGCGCCCAGGTCGACGTGTACAAGCTCGCGGACCAGGTCAGCGCCGGTCTCGAAGGCATGGAGGTGCCGCTGCGCGTCGCCGTCATGGGCTGCGTCGTCAACGGTCCGGGCGAGGCCCGCGAGGCCGACCTCGGTGTCGCCTCCGGCAACGGCAAGGGCCAGATCTTCGTGAAGGGCGAGATCATCAAGACCGTCCCCGAGTCGAAGATCGTCGAGACCCTCATCGAGGAGGCGCTGAAGATCGCCGAGCAGATGGAGAAGGACGGCATCGCCTCGGGCGAACCGCAGGTCGCCGTCAGCTGA
- a CDS encoding GNAT family N-acetyltransferase: protein MPHFPGDLSEPPLIGPLDLASRVDEALQVQALAFGLGPGEVAVRRQIVLRHLTLPGARALGATAPSGRLLGFVYGLPNDRAHWWSGVVEPYLRAAGTEEWLDDSFVITELHVHPDFQQHGLGRALITGLTDSAAEPRSILSAIDTDSPARGLYRSLGYHDLARRVAFPSAPLPYAVMGAPLPLRRGI, encoded by the coding sequence ATGCCGCACTTTCCCGGAGACCTCAGCGAACCACCCCTGATCGGGCCGCTCGACCTCGCGTCGCGCGTGGACGAGGCGCTCCAGGTGCAGGCCCTCGCCTTCGGGCTCGGCCCCGGCGAGGTCGCCGTGCGCCGCCAGATCGTGCTGCGCCACCTCACCCTCCCCGGCGCCCGCGCGCTGGGCGCCACCGCCCCCTCGGGACGGCTGCTCGGCTTCGTCTACGGGCTGCCCAACGACCGCGCCCACTGGTGGTCGGGGGTGGTCGAGCCCTACCTGCGCGCGGCCGGGACCGAGGAGTGGCTCGACGACTCGTTCGTCATCACCGAACTCCACGTCCACCCCGACTTCCAGCAGCACGGCCTCGGCCGCGCACTCATCACCGGGCTGACCGACTCCGCCGCCGAGCCGCGCTCCATCCTGTCGGCCATCGACACCGACAGCCCCGCACGCGGTCTCTACCGCTCCCTCGGCTACCACGACCTCGCCCGCCGGGTGGCCTTCCCCAGCGCTCCGCTGCCGTACGCGGTGATGGGAGCCCCGCTTCCACTGCGCCGCGGAATCTGA
- a CDS encoding aminoglycoside phosphotransferase family protein produces the protein MGFEPPQRLARALDEQYGKAAADAWLGSLGALVEAELSAGGRALTVDRVAAPGGRTSVVLLVRRADGTPAALKIAPPGAAPAAERAALAHWNGWGSVRLLEPAEAVTPGGGMLLERLHPEVSLRSLPEAKALLEAAGTVRRLWVEPPQGHAFETVAERTGRRTGAMRAFAAGDPELAPLVEAALAVREELVADPTEALLLHGNFRQSKVLSGERAPWLTVGPEPLVGERAYDLARLVRDRVEDLIASPGGPATARRRVRKLADSLEVGQERLHGWTLFRAVESGTRALAEGRQQTGEMSLEFAGWL, from the coding sequence ATGGGTTTCGAACCGCCGCAGCGTCTGGCGCGAGCGCTGGACGAGCAGTACGGGAAGGCCGCGGCCGACGCCTGGCTGGGCTCGCTCGGCGCGCTCGTGGAGGCGGAGCTCTCCGCCGGCGGCCGGGCCCTGACCGTCGACCGGGTGGCCGCCCCCGGCGGGCGTACCAGCGTGGTCCTGCTGGTACGCCGGGCGGACGGCACCCCGGCCGCGCTGAAGATCGCCCCGCCCGGGGCGGCGCCGGCCGCCGAGCGGGCCGCGCTGGCCCACTGGAACGGCTGGGGTTCGGTACGTCTCCTGGAGCCGGCCGAGGCCGTGACGCCCGGCGGCGGGATGCTGCTGGAGCGCCTGCACCCGGAGGTGTCGCTGCGTTCGCTGCCGGAGGCCAAGGCACTGCTGGAGGCGGCGGGCACGGTGCGCAGGCTCTGGGTGGAGCCGCCCCAGGGGCACGCGTTCGAGACGGTCGCGGAACGGACCGGGCGGCGGACCGGCGCGATGCGCGCGTTCGCCGCCGGTGATCCGGAGCTGGCGCCCCTGGTGGAGGCGGCGCTGGCGGTCCGCGAGGAGCTGGTCGCGGACCCGACCGAGGCGCTGCTGCTGCACGGCAACTTCCGGCAGAGCAAGGTGCTGTCCGGCGAGCGGGCGCCCTGGCTCACCGTCGGGCCGGAGCCGCTGGTGGGCGAGCGCGCCTACGATCTGGCGCGGCTGGTGCGCGACCGGGTGGAGGATCTGATCGCCTCGCCGGGCGGGCCGGCGACGGCCCGGCGCCGGGTGCGCAAGCTGGCGGACTCGCTGGAGGTGGGCCAGGAGCGGCTGCACGGCTGGACCCTGTTCCGGGCGGTGGAGTCGGGCACCCGGGCGCTGGCCGAGGGGCGGCAGCAGACGGGCGAGATGTCGCTGGAGTTCGCCGGCTGGCTCTGA
- the dxr gene encoding 1-deoxy-D-xylulose-5-phosphate reductoisomerase: protein MTDSPAPLADPHLVHDATEGRRDLVVLGSTGSIGTQAIDLVLRNPDRFRVTALSAAGGRVALLAAQARRLGVDTVAVAAEDAVPALREALRAEYGTGEPLPEILAGPDAAATLAASPCHTVLNGITGSIGLAPTLAALQAGRTLALANKESLIVGGPLVKALAAPGQIIPVDSEHAALFQAIAAGTRADVAKLVVTASGGPFRGRSRSELDHVTREQALAHPTWAMGPVITINSATLVNKGLEVIEAHLLYDIPFERIEVVVHPQSYVHSMVEFTDGSTLAQATPPDMRGPIAVGLGWPRRVPDAAPAFDWTKASTWEFFPLDTEAFPSVGLARHVGALGGTAPAVFNAANEECVDAFLSGALPFNGIMDTVTAVVAEHGTPAPGTSLTVADVLEAETWARARARELSAKSTAEAHA, encoded by the coding sequence ATGACCGACAGCCCTGCCCCCCTCGCCGATCCGCATCTCGTCCACGACGCGACGGAAGGCCGCCGGGACCTCGTGGTCCTCGGCTCCACCGGGTCCATCGGAACCCAGGCCATCGACCTGGTGCTGCGCAACCCCGACCGCTTCCGGGTCACCGCGCTCTCGGCGGCGGGCGGGCGGGTCGCCCTGCTCGCCGCCCAGGCACGCCGGCTCGGGGTGGACACGGTCGCCGTCGCCGCCGAGGACGCCGTACCCGCCCTGCGCGAGGCGCTGCGCGCGGAGTACGGCACGGGGGAGCCGCTCCCCGAGATCCTGGCCGGCCCCGACGCCGCCGCCACCCTCGCCGCGAGCCCGTGCCACACCGTGCTCAACGGCATCACCGGCTCCATCGGCCTCGCGCCCACGCTGGCCGCGCTGCAGGCGGGCCGCACCCTCGCCCTGGCCAACAAGGAGTCGCTCATCGTCGGCGGCCCCCTGGTCAAGGCGCTGGCCGCGCCCGGCCAGATCATCCCGGTCGACTCCGAGCACGCCGCGCTCTTCCAGGCGATCGCCGCCGGCACCCGCGCCGACGTGGCGAAGCTCGTCGTCACCGCGTCCGGCGGCCCGTTCCGGGGACGTAGCCGGAGCGAACTGGACCACGTCACCAGGGAGCAGGCGCTCGCCCACCCCACCTGGGCGATGGGCCCGGTCATCACGATCAACTCCGCGACCCTCGTCAACAAGGGGCTGGAGGTCATCGAGGCGCATCTCCTCTACGACATCCCGTTCGAGCGCATCGAGGTCGTCGTCCACCCGCAGTCGTACGTGCACTCCATGGTCGAGTTCACCGACGGCTCCACGCTCGCCCAGGCCACCCCGCCCGACATGCGGGGGCCCATCGCCGTCGGGCTCGGCTGGCCGCGGCGTGTCCCGGACGCCGCCCCGGCCTTCGACTGGACCAAGGCTTCCACCTGGGAGTTCTTCCCGCTGGACACCGAGGCGTTCCCCTCCGTCGGCCTCGCCCGGCACGTGGGTGCCCTGGGCGGGACCGCGCCGGCCGTCTTCAACGCCGCCAACGAGGAGTGCGTCGACGCGTTCCTGTCCGGCGCGCTCCCCTTCAACGGCATCATGGACACCGTCACCGCGGTGGTGGCCGAGCACGGCACCCCCGCCCCGGGAACTTCACTGACGGTCGCGGACGTCCTGGAAGCGGAGACCTGGGCGCGCGCCCGGGCCCGTGAACTCTCGGCGAAGTCGACGGCGGAGGCGCACGCATGA
- a CDS encoding M50 family metallopeptidase, which produces MSLSTILLTVLGIAVFVVGLLFSIAWHELGHLSTAKLFGIRVPQYMVGFGPTIWSRKKGDTEYGFKAIPAGGYIRMIGMFPPGPDGRIEARSTSPWRSMIEDARSAAFEELEPGDESRLFYTRKPWKRVIVMFAGPFMNLVLAVAIFLGVAMTFGFQTNTTEVAGVQKCVIEQSEKREKCAPGDPVSPALAAGLHEGDKIVAFDGARVDDWDKLSDLIRQTVGPADITVRRGGQEVTLHAVLAKNTVVKKDDKGEAVAGKWEEAGYLGFAARSEIVPLSFGDSVVRMGDMIENGVDSIIALPSKIPGLWNAAFDGGERADDSPVGVVGAARIGGEVMTLDVPAQNQIAMMLFLLAGFNLSLFLFNMLPLLPLDGGHIAGALWEALRRNVAKVFKRPDPGPFDVAKLMPVAYVVAGVFICFTLLVLVADIVNPVKIT; this is translated from the coding sequence ATGAGTCTGAGCACGATCCTGCTGACGGTCCTGGGGATCGCCGTCTTCGTCGTGGGGCTGCTGTTCTCGATCGCCTGGCACGAGCTCGGCCACCTCTCCACGGCCAAGCTCTTCGGCATCCGGGTCCCGCAGTACATGGTCGGTTTCGGCCCCACCATCTGGTCGCGCAAGAAGGGCGACACGGAGTACGGCTTCAAGGCCATCCCGGCCGGCGGCTACATCCGGATGATCGGCATGTTCCCGCCCGGGCCGGACGGCAGGATCGAGGCGCGCTCCACCTCGCCCTGGCGCAGCATGATCGAGGACGCCAGATCCGCGGCCTTCGAGGAGCTCGAACCCGGAGACGAGAGCCGCCTCTTCTACACGCGCAAGCCGTGGAAGCGCGTGATCGTGATGTTCGCCGGCCCGTTCATGAACCTGGTCCTGGCCGTCGCGATCTTCCTCGGCGTCGCCATGACCTTCGGCTTCCAGACCAACACCACCGAGGTGGCGGGGGTTCAGAAGTGCGTCATCGAGCAGAGCGAGAAGCGCGAGAAGTGCGCACCCGGCGACCCGGTCTCCCCGGCGCTCGCCGCCGGGCTGCACGAGGGCGACAAGATCGTCGCCTTCGACGGCGCGAGGGTCGACGACTGGGACAAGCTCTCCGACCTCATCCGGCAGACCGTCGGCCCCGCCGACATCACCGTCCGGCGGGGCGGCCAAGAGGTCACCCTCCACGCCGTCCTGGCGAAGAACACCGTGGTGAAGAAGGACGACAAGGGCGAGGCCGTCGCGGGCAAGTGGGAGGAGGCGGGGTACCTCGGCTTCGCCGCCCGCAGCGAGATCGTGCCGCTCTCCTTCGGCGACTCCGTCGTGCGGATGGGCGACATGATCGAGAACGGCGTCGACTCGATCATCGCCCTGCCCTCCAAGATCCCCGGGCTGTGGAACGCCGCCTTCGACGGCGGCGAGCGCGCCGACGACTCCCCGGTGGGCGTGGTCGGAGCCGCACGGATCGGCGGCGAGGTGATGACCCTCGACGTCCCCGCGCAGAACCAGATCGCGATGATGCTGTTCCTGCTGGCCGGCTTCAACCTCTCGCTCTTCCTCTTCAACATGCTGCCGCTGCTGCCCCTGGACGGCGGACACATCGCCGGGGCCCTCTGGGAGGCGCTGCGCCGCAATGTCGCCAAGGTCTTCAAGCGGCCCGACCCCGGCCCGTTCGACGTGGCGAAGCTCATGCCGGTCGCCTACGTGGTGGCCGGAGTCTTCATCTGCTTCACGCTCCTGGTGCTCGTCGCCGACATCGTGAACCCGGTCAAGATCACCTGA